The following proteins are encoded in a genomic region of Thalassophryne amazonica chromosome 5, fThaAma1.1, whole genome shotgun sequence:
- the LOC117510810 gene encoding uncharacterized protein LOC117510810: MKLAAVVVLCLHLVFLHTNLSLAKRGGGGGFGKGFGFKKTPISSRGSNTGRKTNQGTNPQGGYPKQPGQPNQAGYPEQPGRPGGYPQQPGGGGYYNQYPGYQQRGYPYGGGVAAGGGYGGYGGYPGGYINHNPNNRILSPQYGGSYGYGGYGYGGGSPFSQSVQAMGIGPSDKSRGFGRSAVMAAAGGAVAGMALGYGLGRFPRPHFHFHSPTEEYYYNNYMYRKYGTKSTDTNDYSRDYAFSPTPLSYERHMDSCMKRKDLLPVKNRQVNIKPTTISTTTTTTVVTSVSDTDNSNNTPERNTTEAQTSLSPIAPEANPVAPASQDITITDDDDDTVSIVEIGYPALIEQLKARRCVELYMVYAEKHLKLKEPTGGVQRLGMGFQELLLVVTGTLLMLLNSNVVMFLH; this comes from the coding sequence ATGAAGTTGGCTGCAGTAGTTGTGCTGTGTTTACACCTTGTTTTTCTTCACACCAATTTGTCCCTGGCCAAAAGAGGAGGTGGGGGTGGATTTGGGAAAGGCTTTGGCTTTAAGAAAACCCCGATATCCAGTCGAGGCAGCAACACAGGTCGCAAAACAAATCAAGGCACGAACCCTCAGGGAGGATATCCCAAACAGCCTGGACAACCCAATCAAGCAGGCTACCCTGAACAACCAGGCAGACCAGGTGGTTACCCCCAGCAGCCAGGAGGAGGAGGCTACTATAACCAGTATCCAGGTTACCAACAAAGGGGCTACCCATATGGTGGAGGTGTAGCAGCAGGGGGTGGTTATGGCGGATATGGAGGATACCCAGGTGGCTACATTAACCACAACCCAAACAATCGGATCCTAAGCCCCCAGTATGGGGGCAGCTATGGATATGGAGGCTATGGATATGGCGGAGGGTCTCCATTTTCCCAGTCAGTTCAAGCAATGGGCATTGGTCCCTCTGATAAATCTAGAGGCTTTGGGCGCAGTGCAGTAATGgcagcagcaggaggagctgttgcAGGTATGGCATTGGGCTATGGACTAGGAAGGTTTCCTCGTCCCCACTTCCATTTCCACAGCCCTACGGAGGAGTACTACTACAACAATTACATGTACAGGAAGTATGGTACCAAATCTACTGATACAAATGACTACAGCAGAGATTATGCCTTCAGTCCAACACCTCTTAGTTATGAAAGACACATGGACTCTTGCATGAAGAGAAAAGACCTGTTGCCTGTGAAGAATCGCCAGGTAAACATCAAACCCACTACCATTTCAACAACCACCACAACTACTGTTGTCACCTCAGTATCAGACACTGATAACAGTAACAACACGCCAGAGAGGAACACCACTGAAGCACAAACGTCTTTGTCTCCAATAGCTCCTGAAGCCAACCCGGTGGCTCCAGCTTCACAGGATATCACCatcactgatgatgatgatgatacagtCAGCATTGTTGAAATTGGCTACCCGGCGCTCATTGAACAGCTGAAGGCCAGGAGGTGTGTGGAGCTGTATATGGTTTATGCTGAAAAGCACTTGAAACTGAAAGAACCCACAGGAGGTGTGCAGAGGTTGGGCATGGGCTTTCAAGAGCTTTTACTTGTGGTCACTGGCACCTTACTGATGCTGCTCAATAGCAATGTGGTAATGTTCCTACACTGA